One stretch of Buteo buteo chromosome Z, bButBut1.hap1.1, whole genome shotgun sequence DNA includes these proteins:
- the LOC142027255 gene encoding uncharacterized protein LOC142027255: protein MDTCAGAAALLGRVPWARMARRDVTEGWIQHPQAMDCDQATLTAYIWAPSLSQPARARTPAEQITRSGVLSEALAVVSCSGSCSLQLSVPDPRAVKGFSLALPAPGSRGTQELHSQQQSVTAAAAAPVRGRGSMSLVPPRPPQHVESMATEPEDHCPICLGSWEEASFVMPCLHRFCYPCILRWAESKPECPLCKRGILSILHSVRADDDYMEHIITPPSGVVRQAGGAPRRAAAHDLHLPGAPQRWAAGGVPRRPVGIFQPPNWLNNLRDNPALLQVLQPCVHRQMEEIFGSRVLETAMEEDTITTILTSQRMDTELLGRVLGVSRQNREETFFQHHRHVAAQRHSRETQRLPGWQDAAAAGGQEDHPTGAPGPTTTQGGSLVTGPASSSRSSTDELPGTSSAAVDGGPSSHPSAPIAIPAEQEVPQEEPGEAVPEPSTSSRGSERSPGRPRRAPKRRTDSSEASPANKRPALRR, encoded by the exons ATGGACACCTGTGCTGGGGCCGCAGCGCTGCTGGGGCGAGTGCCGTGGGCGAGGATGGCCCGTCGTGATGTCACTGAGGGATGGATACAACATCCCCAAGCGATGGATTGTGACCAGGCGACTCTCACTGCTTATATTTGGGCGCCAAGTCTCAGCCAGCCGGCTCGTGCCCGCACTCCAGCTGAGCAGATCACGAGGTCTGGAGTGTTGAGCGAGGCCTTGGCGGTGGTGTCGTGCTCGGGGAGTTGCTCCTTGCAGCTCTCAGTGCCCGACCCCAGAGCCGTCAAAGGATTTTCCCTggccctgccagctccaggcagcCGGGGCACCCAGGAGCTACActcacagcagcagag cgtgacagcagctgctgcagcgccAGTGAGAGGGAGGGGTTCCATGTCCCTGGTTCCCCCCCGCCCACCGCAGCACGTGGAGAGCATGGCCACGGAGCCGGAGGACCACTGTCCCATctgcctggggagctgggaggaggccagCTTTGTTATGCCATGCCTCCACCGGTTCTGCTACCCGTGCATCCTGCGGTGGGCTGAGAGCAAGCCCGAGTGCCCCCTCTGCAAGAGGGGGATCCTCTCCATCTTGCACTCGGTGCGGGCGGATGATGACTACATGGAGCATATCATCACACCACCCTCAGGCGTTGTCCGTCAGGCGGGAGGAGCTCCCAGACGCGCAGCCGCCCACGACCTCCATCTCCCTGGAGCACCCCAAcgctgggctgcaggaggggtgCCCAGGCGTCCTGTGGGCATCTTCCAGCCCCCAAACTGGCTGAACAACTTACGGGACAACCCAGCGCTCCTCCAGGTCCTGCAGCCCTGTGTCCATCGGCAGATGGAGGAGATCTTTGGCAGCAGGGTGCTGGAGACAGCCATGGAGGAGGACACCATCACCACCATCCTGACCAGCCAAAGGATGGATACAGAGCTGCTGGGACGGGTGCTGGGGGTCTCCCGCCAAAACCGTGAGGAGACATTCTTCCAACACCACAGACATGTCGCTGCACAACGGCACAGCAGAGAGACCCAACGTCTGCCCGGCTGGCAGGAtgccgctgctgctgggggtCAGGAGGACCACCCCACGGGTGCCCCCGGCCCCACTACCACCCAAGGAGGGTCTCTTGTCACCGGcccagcctcctccagcagatCCAGCACAGACGAGCTCCCCGGCACCTCATCCGCTGCCGTTGATGGGGGTCCCAGCAGccacccctctgctcccattgCCATCCCTGCGGAGCAAGAAGTGCCCCAGGAGGAGCCAGGGGAGGCTGTGCCCGAGCCCTCTACTTCCAGCCGGGGCAGTGAACGCTCCCCTGGGAGGCCACGGCGAGCCCCAAAGAGGAGGACCGACAGCTCCGAGGCCTCTCCAGCCAACAAGAGGCCAGCACTGCGTCGGTGA